GACCGCACGGACTATTATGCCAACATCGAGCCGTCCACCAATTCGGTGGGTTCCGCTTCCGTAGGCACCATGCAGTACACCAGCCTGCTTAACGAGAATGTGGCCACTTATAACAAGACGATCAATAAACATACGTTCAACGCAACGGCAGGGTTTACCTACCAGCAGGGCATGACCACCAGGCTGGGTGGTTCTGGCAGCGGATTTCTCAGCGATATCACGAATACCGGCAGCCTTGGCAGTGCGGATATCAAAGGCATTCCCTCTTCCGGTTATGTAAAGGACATCATCGTGTCCTACCTCGGCCGTTTGAACTATACGTATGATGATAAATACCTGCTGACGGTGAGCTTCCGCCGTGACGGCACCTCCCGTTATTCCACCAATAATAAATGGAGCAATTTCCCTTCCGCGGCAATCGCCTGGAGAGTGTCCAACGAACCTTTCCTGAAAGGCTCGAAAACATTGTCCGACCTGAAGATCCGTGCCAGCTACGGCGCTACGGGCAGCAATGCCGTATCACCCTATGCTACGCTGAACCAGCTCAGCCCCGGCGGCACTATTTTCGGTGATGCCCTGTACACCACTTACGCACCAAGCACCACACTGCCCGGCGACCTGAAATGGGAAACCACTTACCAGGCGGACCTGGGTATTGACGCGGGTTTCCTGAACAACAGGCTCAGGGTAACGATGGATTATTACGACAAACGTACCCGGAACCTCCTGAACAGCGTGCAGCTGCCCGCTTCCATGGGATACCGCACCACCCTGCAGAACGTGGGAGAGATCAGGAACAGCGGTTTTGAACTGGGCGTGGACGCCAACGTGATGCAGGGCGATGTGACCTGGATGCTCGGGGGTAATATCGCTTTCAATCGCAACAAAGTACTGAAACTGTATAATGGACAGGATATTTTCGGCGCTGCCGTGTACACCGGTTCCCTGAACGATTATGTGAACCTGCTGCGTGAAGGCCAGCCGCTCGGCATTTTCTATGGTTATGTGGAAACCGGATATACGGATAACGGTAACCTGATGTATGAGGATATTAACAAGGACGGCTCCATCAGCGCGGCGGACAAGACCTATATCGGCGATCCCAACCCGGATTTCATCTACGGCCTCAACTCCATCACTTCCTGGAAGGGATTCGAGCTGACCGTATTCATCCAGGGATCGTACGGGAATGATATCTTCAACCTGAACAAGGCGTCTACACTGGACCTCGGGATGGGCCTCAACCAGCCGGAGGATCTATATCACAACCACTGGACGCCGGAGAATACCAATGCAAAATATCCCCGCATCACCCGGACGCTTTCCGGGAACATGTCCACCCGCTTTGTAGAAGACGGTTCCTACCTGCGGTTCAAGAATATACAGTTGGCGTATAACCTGCCAACAGACAATATGAATATGAAATGGTTCAAAAGCGCCCAGTTATATGTGAGCGGCCAGAACCTGATCACCCTCACCAAATATTCCTGGTACGATCCGGAAGTAAATGCGTACGGCGGTTCCAATTCCATCAGGCAGGGGATTGACTACACCACCTATCCTACTTACAAATCCGTGACCGTGGGGATCAGATGCGGCTTTTGATTCTTCTCTTTATGATTGATCTTATTGTATGAAGCCGGCAACGGCTCCATCTGATCCGTAAAAATTAAAATATTAACAGATGAAATATATCCTTTCAATTATATCTGCATTGTTCCTTTTCTCCTCCTGTACAAAGATGCTGGAGGAAGAACCGCAGTCCATTGCGGAGGAACTGTTTTACAATACGCCTGCGGAAGTGGAAACCGGGCTGAATGCCATTTATACTCCGGTGCGCGGCTCCGGGAATTTCGGTGCGTTGTACGAATGCCAGCTGGAGATCTATGCCGAGTACCTCTATGGCCGGGGAAGCCATGCTCCGCTGAACGACTACAAAGGGCTTGACAATACGAATATCACCAGGATAGCCGGAATGTGGTCGACCTTTTACGAAGCGATCCGTAACGCCAATATCATCATCAGGCGCGCCCCGGAAGCTACAGCACTTACCGAAGCGCAGATCAGCAGATACGTAGGCGAAGCCAGGTTCCTGCGTGCCCTGTGGTATTTTCACCTGGTGCGTAACTGGGGTGGCGTACCCATCCGCGATATAGATAATATGGACGCTATTGATGTACCGAGAAGCTCCGAAGCGGACGTGTACAACGTCATTGTGGAGGACCTGCTGTATGCGGAAGCAAACCTGCCGGATGCGCCGAGACTTATCGGCACGCCTTCCCTCTGGTCTGCCAAAACGGTGCTGGCGGATGTGTATATGAACCTGCATCAGTACGACAAAGCACGCGACAAGGCATTGGAGGTGATCAATTCCAATAAATTCTCGCTCGTGAATGTTGCTGTTGCGGATGATTTTGACAAGTTGTTCGGCCCGGAGATCGTTACTTCCACGGAAGAGATATTTTACCTGAAGTATTCCCGGACCCCCTCCGGCCAGGGCTTCTCCTACCCGCAATACACGCACTACCCCGGGGCAGGATATTATCCTCCCGGCGGGTATTATACCTTCTACAGCGATACGGAAGAGAACCTGTTCATCAAGAACTGGGACAAGAACGACCTGCGTTATGCCTTCAACTGGTATGGGCAGACCTTCGGCCTCGGGCCCAACACTATCCTGAACAAAAAGTTCAGCGACCGCGTGACCACTACGGCGGGCGGCAATGACTTTCCCATGTACCGCTACGCGGATGTGCTGCTGTTCTATGCGGAAAGCGTGGCGCAGGCAGGTACTGTTCCTACGCTGGATGCGATGGAAAAGCTGAACATGGTACACAGAAGGGCATACGGCAAGAACCCCACCGTGGCGGACCCTACGGTGGATTTCAACCTGGCGGATTATGCCGGCAAACAGGCTTTTATAGACCTGGTCGTGAAGGAGAGAGGGTATGAGAACTGTGCGGAAGCCAAACGCTGGCACGATCTGAAGCGTCTGGGCATTGCGAAAGAGGCCGTACAGGCGTCAAAAGGTGTTGTCATGGAAGATAAACATCTGCTCTGGCCTATCCCCACGATAGAGCTTAACTATAACAAAGCCATTGATCCGGTAGCGGACCAGAATCCGGGCTACTGAGCGTAACCATTATTTCAGAAACCAAGGGAAAGCCCTGCAGATGATTGCTGCAGGGCTTTCCCATATCAGGGAGGGCTGTGTCGCCGGTCCCAGTGGCTATGACTACGGAGCCGTAGCCTGAATGACGGAAAACAGGTTGCCCTGAAGGGATACTGGTCCTTTTGGAGACGGGCGCGTTTTGCTTATATATGTGTTAAGGGAACCGAAGCATTCAATTCTCCGCTTTAAGGCTTTTTACGGGGTTCATCAACGCAGCCCTGACGCTCTGAAAACTTACTGTCAGTAATGTGATCAGCAGCATGCCCAGGCCTGTAGCCGCCGGTATCCACCAGGGGATACCGGAGCGGTAAGCATAGTTCTGCAGCCAGTTTTGCATGAAATAGCAGGCCACCGGCAGCGCGATCAACAAGGAAATGAAAACCAGCGTAACAAAGTCTTTCGACAACATTTTCCAGAGATTGAATACTGATGCGCCCATCACTTTCCGGATGCCGATCTCTTTGGTGCGGCGTTCCGCCATAAAGGAAGCCATTCCGAAAAGGCCGAGGCAGCTGATGAAAATGGCCAGGATGGCAAAGAAACTCGCCAGTTTGCCGATGCGTTCTTCATTGGCGAATTTTTCGGCATATCCTGTATCCACAAACTGGTATTCAAATGGTTGGTCCGGGCTGTACTTTTTAAATACGCTTTCAATTTTCCCGATGGCCGCTGCCGTGCCCGATGAGGGATTGATCCGGATATTGATGATGTCCGGATTGTAGCCGATGTGATATATCGATGGCCGTACCGGCTGATAGGGCGATTCCACGATCATGTTCTGTATCACGCCAATGACGGTAAATGGCTTGTCGCCCCAGCGGATCGTTGTGCCTATAGGCTTTTCCAGCCCCATGAATGCTACGGCGGCTTCGTTGATGATGAGCGCGGAAGAATCCGAGGCAAACACTGTGGAAAAATCCCTGCCTTCCCGGAATTGCCAGCCCATGGTTTTGCCATAGGTATGCGTTACCCCGGTGGTGGGGATATCCACTGCCATCCCGGGATCTTTACCTGGCCATGAAATGTCCCCGTATGTGCTCCAGACAGATGTCGGCGGCGCACTGGACCCCGCCATTCCGGCAATGGCGCCTGTGCTTTTCAGCTCTTCGCTGACGATGTTTAGCCGGGAAGGAATATCCGGCGTGTTCATTTCCAGGTATATCAGCCCATCGCGGTTGTAACCTGAAGGGCGCTCCCTGGCAAATTGTATCTGGCGGAAAACAATGATGGTGCCGGTAATGAGGGTGACAGATACCGAAAACTGCATCACCACCAGTATTTTCCTCGGCAGCGATGCATAGCGGCCCGCCTGGAATGTGCCTTTCAATACTTTTACCGGCTGAAAAGAAGAGAGATAAAAAGCGGGATAACTTCCGGCGATCAATCCTGTCAGCAGGCTTATACCAATGCTGATGAGCCAGAATACAGGATTCATCCAGAGAATGGACATCTTTTTATCGGCCACGCTGTTAAAGAACGGGAGCGCCAGTTGCACCAGCAACAGCGAGCATAGCAATCCGAATACGACCACCAGCAAAGATTCACTGAAAAACTGGCCCACCAGCTGCGTGCGGAGAGAACCAATAGCCTTGCGGATGCCCACTTCCCTGGCGCGCTTCTCGGAACGGGCGGTGCTCAGGTTCATGAAATTGATGCAGGCCAGCAACAATACAAATATCCCGATAACAGCGAACAGCCACACGAACCGGATGCGACCACCGGTATTGATCCCGTTGCTGAACGATTCTTGCAGGTGCCATTTGTTCATGGGATGAAGGAATATCTCGGCGCTGTATCTCCGCTCATCTTCACGAACATTATCGTGTTTTACCTTGCTGATCTTTGCGGATACTTTATCCATATCTGCATGATCTGCCAGTTGCACATAAACAAGGAAGGCATTGCTTCCCCAGGGGTTTTCCATGTTTTTTACCCAGCCGAGACTGTTGATGTAGGTTTCCCAGGGAACGAGGAATTCAACGTTGCCAAATGCGGAATTATGGGGAAGATTTTTGTAAACGCCCCTCACAATGTAGTTTTCCTGCTGATTGACCTGCATGCTTTTGCCCATCGGGTCTTCATCGCCAAAATAAGCAGCTGCAGCGGATTCGGACAGCAGGATGGAGGAAGGGTCTTTCAGTGCGGAATGCGTCCCCTTCAACATGTTGAGGTCCAACAACGCGGGGCCGTCAGGCTCCATGTATTTGCCGATCTTCTTCAGTTGCTTGTCACCATGCGACAATATTTTGTAAAAATCCCAGGACGACATGACCACATGTTTGAAATCGCTGCCGTAGTTGTTGCGAAGCGTTTCTCCCATGGGGTAGGGCATAGTTTGCCATGTACCGGTTTTCCCGTTGAAATCCTGGTGTTGCATCACCTGGGCGATGCGGCTGTAATTCCTGTTGTATTTGTCGAAGGATAGTTCATCCCATACCCAAAGCCCGATCAGCATGGCCACTGCCATACCCGTGGCCAATCCGGCGATGTTGATAAAGGAATATCCTTTGTTCTTTACAAGATTTCGCCAGGCGATCCTGAAATAGCTTTTGAACATAGCGGTCAGTGTTGTGCAGACTCTTCCCGTGAAAAGTATGCCAACTGATAACGCTGCTGATTTTCAGTTTTTTATACAGGCGCGATTTGATAAAATGTCCGGTTTTGTTACACCAGCCGTCCGGTTCCGTTCATTTTACTGCACATACACTTCATCGCAGCACAGGGAGGGCTGTTTGTTGGCCGGAGCGCCCCGCCAGGCGGGAACAGCGGGGAGGCAGGCGCCGGTTACCCGGATGTAACGCGCCTGCGTCAGCGGAAAACTGAAACGGAAAGGATCGATCCGTACCGCGTAATCTTCTTCAGCGGACTGTGTGGGTTGCTGTTGCGCGACCGTGGTAAAGGTTATCCCGTCAGCAGATGTTTCAATGACGATCTTTGCCGGGTTGAAGATATAGTGCCGCGGATCATGCAGGAAATTCATCATCACTTTGCCGACCGGTTTGCTTACCCCCAGGTCGATCGTCGCTACAAGATCTTTTCCGTACATGAACAGCCAGTTGGTGCTGAAATCTTTCGTGCCTTCCAGCCCGTCTGTAAGGGTCTGCTCTTTTTTGGCGGGATATTCCGGCGCATAGGGGTGCAGCAGGGTCACCCGGGCGCGGAAGGCCAGGCTGGCAACCCATTTTCTGGCAAAGAGCGTTTCCCATTCTTTCAGATAATCATCAGGGCTCCCGCCGCCTTCCGACAGCTCCCGTACACCGGCCTGTTTACATTGCGCCACGAATTTCCTGACGCGTTCCGGCCATTCGGGATTTACCGTGTATTCATTCCCGTTAGCAGCCGGTACAAGGTAGCCGTTCTTTTCTGTTCCAAAGAAGAGGGATTGCTGCAATACAGTATATTCAAGCGGCAGCCGGGCATTGTACACCCGGTTGTTCTGCACAGCCTGTTCCGCTTTGTCCAGCAACACGGCATACTGGTCTATAGCGGCAGGGGAGAGATAGTCCGTATGATGCGCAACCGGATTGCCGTAGATGTCCAGCCGGCTTTTGGTGCGTTGCATGGTAGCCGCCAATGCCTTTGTGTATTGCTGAATGAATGGCCCCGCCTTGCCGTAGTATCCGCGAAAGAAATCCGTTTCCAGTTCTCCCGTTGGAATGGCCGGGTCCCAGAGCAGTTTGGCCTGCAGGTAACTTTTGTATTCCGCCATATCACCGTAGGTATCTCCGCTGCCCTGCAGGAATATGCCTTTCACCTTTCCCGCCAGGAAGCGGAGATTAGGCTGCTGCAACCCGTAGTCCGGGAATGGTGCGAGATAATTGGTGAATTGTGTGGTGTAATCCCAGAGAAAGATGTTGTTGGTAACAGCGCTCCAGCCTTCCAGGTTTTTCCGGAAGCCTGCCGCCGATGGTATGGTTTCAAGCGCTTCCTGCCGTTCCGCATCAATGCTGCTGAGCATGATGTACACGTTGGGGGCGGGTTTCGTTTTAAGCGGCGGCCGGCTGGTGTAGAGATAGGCCAGGGTGGTGAACTGCTGCTCGGGGAATTTTTCGGCAATGCGGTTCACAAAACGGATCAGCGATCCCTGCGGCCCGCCTTCTTCCGCATCTGTTTTGCTGCAAAGGTCACAGGTGCAGAAACCGCCTCCGTCCTCCGCGCCAACAGACCAGTACAGCGCATCCGGATTTTCTGCCATGGCCTCCCGGAAGTAGGCTGTGGCAATATTGAATACGGCTTCATTGCTCAGGCATAATTGCGAAGCCTGCCGCCTGCCGTTGACCAGCGCATAATATTCCGGGTGTGTGGAAAAATAGGTTTTCGGCGGCACCAGTTTGAAGAAGGAATGCCCCCATAGGCCCCAGAGATCTTCAAAGCGATGCAGCTTGTGCCATTCCAGGTACTCATTATCAAAAGCAGAAGGGTAATAGGTTTCCCGGTAGATGAAGGCCGGAGCCTGCATATCCTTCAATTGAGCCGGAATACGGATGTTGCTGCTGACGGGAACGGTAGCCGGAACGTTCGCATATTTGCGGCATCCCAGGTACGTTTCCAGGAAAGTGTACACCCCGTACACCACGCCCTTTCCACTACCGCCGCTGATGTAGAGGTCCTGCGCATCGGAAGCGATCAGGAAGCCCTCATTCTTTATTTTACCGGTATTGAACTGCGCAATGTTGCCGGTATTGCCGATGAAAATAGCTGGTTGCTTTTCGTAAGCATTCTCTTTAATGACCGGCAGGGTGGCCTTTGATATCTGTTTGATGTACTGTTGCAGGACTGTTGCCGCGCGTGTTTCGTTCTTCGTGGCATCCGCCGGCAATACGATCACGTATGATGATTTGCCGCCGCTCACCAGCGCAATTTCAGCCGCTTTCGGAGAACAGGCGGAAACAGAGAGGAGCGTTATGAACAAGGATATTACCGTCATCATTCTGGGCATGAAATGAAAAATTAGAATTTGCGTTGAACGGAAAGGAATATATCGTACTGGTTCTGGAATTCCGTATCACTGACCTTCTGATTGATCCAGGTGCCGAATATTCCCAGGGTGGTCCGGTATTTCAATGTTTTCTGATAACCGGCGCCTACGCTGCGGGTAAGCAATCCTGCCAGTTTCGGGAATTGTATCAGCCGGCTTCTGTCATCCGGGGAAGTGCCGAGTCCCGCGGTGAATGCAATGTAATCCTGCTGCCGGTTCATATAATGGCGCAATGTAAAATTGAAG
This genomic stretch from Chitinophaga sp. XS-30 harbors:
- a CDS encoding RagB/SusD family nutrient uptake outer membrane protein; translation: MKYILSIISALFLFSSCTKMLEEEPQSIAEELFYNTPAEVETGLNAIYTPVRGSGNFGALYECQLEIYAEYLYGRGSHAPLNDYKGLDNTNITRIAGMWSTFYEAIRNANIIIRRAPEATALTEAQISRYVGEARFLRALWYFHLVRNWGGVPIRDIDNMDAIDVPRSSEADVYNVIVEDLLYAEANLPDAPRLIGTPSLWSAKTVLADVYMNLHQYDKARDKALEVINSNKFSLVNVAVADDFDKLFGPEIVTSTEEIFYLKYSRTPSGQGFSYPQYTHYPGAGYYPPGGYYTFYSDTEENLFIKNWDKNDLRYAFNWYGQTFGLGPNTILNKKFSDRVTTTAGGNDFPMYRYADVLLFYAESVAQAGTVPTLDAMEKLNMVHRRAYGKNPTVADPTVDFNLADYAGKQAFIDLVVKERGYENCAEAKRWHDLKRLGIAKEAVQASKGVVMEDKHLLWPIPTIELNYNKAIDPVADQNPGY
- a CDS encoding ABC transporter permease; this translates as MFKSYFRIAWRNLVKNKGYSFINIAGLATGMAVAMLIGLWVWDELSFDKYNRNYSRIAQVMQHQDFNGKTGTWQTMPYPMGETLRNNYGSDFKHVVMSSWDFYKILSHGDKQLKKIGKYMEPDGPALLDLNMLKGTHSALKDPSSILLSESAAAAYFGDEDPMGKSMQVNQQENYIVRGVYKNLPHNSAFGNVEFLVPWETYINSLGWVKNMENPWGSNAFLVYVQLADHADMDKVSAKISKVKHDNVREDERRYSAEIFLHPMNKWHLQESFSNGINTGGRIRFVWLFAVIGIFVLLLACINFMNLSTARSEKRAREVGIRKAIGSLRTQLVGQFFSESLLVVVFGLLCSLLLVQLALPFFNSVADKKMSILWMNPVFWLISIGISLLTGLIAGSYPAFYLSSFQPVKVLKGTFQAGRYASLPRKILVVMQFSVSVTLITGTIIVFRQIQFARERPSGYNRDGLIYLEMNTPDIPSRLNIVSEELKSTGAIAGMAGSSAPPTSVWSTYGDISWPGKDPGMAVDIPTTGVTHTYGKTMGWQFREGRDFSTVFASDSSALIINEAAVAFMGLEKPIGTTIRWGDKPFTVIGVIQNMIVESPYQPVRPSIYHIGYNPDIINIRINPSSGTAAAIGKIESVFKKYSPDQPFEYQFVDTGYAEKFANEERIGKLASFFAILAIFISCLGLFGMASFMAERRTKEIGIRKVMGASVFNLWKMLSKDFVTLVFISLLIALPVACYFMQNWLQNYAYRSGIPWWIPAATGLGMLLITLLTVSFQSVRAALMNPVKSLKAEN
- a CDS encoding DUF4838 domain-containing protein, which translates into the protein MPRMMTVISLFITLLSVSACSPKAAEIALVSGGKSSYVIVLPADATKNETRAATVLQQYIKQISKATLPVIKENAYEKQPAIFIGNTGNIAQFNTGKIKNEGFLIASDAQDLYISGGSGKGVVYGVYTFLETYLGCRKYANVPATVPVSSNIRIPAQLKDMQAPAFIYRETYYPSAFDNEYLEWHKLHRFEDLWGLWGHSFFKLVPPKTYFSTHPEYYALVNGRRQASQLCLSNEAVFNIATAYFREAMAENPDALYWSVGAEDGGGFCTCDLCSKTDAEEGGPQGSLIRFVNRIAEKFPEQQFTTLAYLYTSRPPLKTKPAPNVYIMLSSIDAERQEALETIPSAAGFRKNLEGWSAVTNNIFLWDYTTQFTNYLAPFPDYGLQQPNLRFLAGKVKGIFLQGSGDTYGDMAEYKSYLQAKLLWDPAIPTGELETDFFRGYYGKAGPFIQQYTKALAATMQRTKSRLDIYGNPVAHHTDYLSPAAIDQYAVLLDKAEQAVQNNRVYNARLPLEYTVLQQSLFFGTEKNGYLVPAANGNEYTVNPEWPERVRKFVAQCKQAGVRELSEGGGSPDDYLKEWETLFARKWVASLAFRARVTLLHPYAPEYPAKKEQTLTDGLEGTKDFSTNWLFMYGKDLVATIDLGVSKPVGKVMMNFLHDPRHYIFNPAKIVIETSADGITFTTVAQQQPTQSAEEDYAVRIDPFRFSFPLTQARYIRVTGACLPAVPAWRGAPANKQPSLCCDEVYVQ